The following are encoded in a window of Rosa chinensis cultivar Old Blush chromosome 4, RchiOBHm-V2, whole genome shotgun sequence genomic DNA:
- the LOC112198399 gene encoding zinc finger protein 5 translates to MENTWESEDQHGYSAGSSVDHDHKKLRLFGFELNPYKNVDENFKACAEGDESVNSSNTWKASTSSEAEQLDNKKFECQYCFKEFANSQALGGHQNAHKKERMKKKRLQLQARKASINYYLQPFQNFNHPHGSAASASWFYDPSSYVNNTEQFTLHEESQISFNPYDQNGSNGSAQVSNWYALPGGAQFPYQQEQDDHSSKFTLTQTDRSGESRPVIFNKPSSLPASTTQSSCKPLDLQLGIGLPSKIQRSSRSEV, encoded by the coding sequence ATGGAAAATACCTGGGAATCTGAAGATCAACACGGCTACTCTGCCGGGTCTTCCGTCGATCATGACCACAAGAAGCTCAGGCTATTCGGGTTTGAGCTCAATCCGTACAAGAACGTCGACGAAAATTTCAAAGCCTGTGCTGAAGGAGATGAGAGCGTAAATTCGTCGAACACATGGAAAGCATCAACCAGCAGCGAAGCCGAGCAACTCGACAACAAGAAGTTCGAGTGTCAATACTGTTTCAAGGAGTTTGCAAATTCACAAGCGCTTGGTGGACATCAAAATGCGCACAAGAAggagaggatgaagaagaagaggcttcAGCTCCAAGCAAGAAAGGCCAGCATCAACTATTATCTCCAACCTTTCCAGAATTTCAATCATCCTCATGGTTCTGCTGCATCAGCTTCATGGTTTTACGATCCCTCCTCGTATGTTAACAATACCGAACAGTTTACGCTCCATGAAGAATCCCAAATCAGCTTCAACCCGTATGATCAAAATGGATCGAACGGGTCGGCCCAGGTTTCTAATTGGTATGCTTTACCTGGAGGAGCTCAGTTTCCTTACCAGCAAGAACAAGATGATCATTCATCTAAGTTCACTTTGACACAAACAGATAGATCAGGAGAAAGCAGACCAGTGATCTTCAATAAGCCTTCGTCTTTACCTGCTTCGACTACTCAAAGTTCATGTAAACCTTTGGATCTTCAGTTAGGGATTGGCTTGCCATCGAAGATACAAAGATCATCTAGAAGTGAAGTTTAG
- the LOC112199867 gene encoding uncharacterized protein LOC112199867 isoform X2: MSGSSRGQVTITLGRGQVVKRAVSGSGAESLPTAGTKRSVRDRLGSNADSSVSNGSVGNSNKRQRGHSDPCIGKDDLRFKLMQKNACRRAQSDDDDQRHGDLREKLSKAVQRPVPSVESRSRQHLPEPQESGFFGRVPSTRSADVLPRGPATRSADDLPHMDSLRNSYSPWTLDHLRRRSPERVQVTYRGLSPQRNVEDLQRRPLNRTYDDGRSVPYMNKDVLDATRPASNAPFMSNTALPPGPAKHMAAAPPHMNQVPPLSSTVQKPPYVADEQQTVDGLLQHLGLGKYAIIFKAEEIDMTALKQMGENDLKELGIPMGPRKKLLLALLPRSKRPLPTNIR; this comes from the exons ATGTCAGGGTCTTCCAGGGGCCAAGTCACCATTACGCTTGGGCGTGGCCAG GTAGTAAAGAGGGCTGTTTCGGGTTCGGGTGCTGAGTCTCTACCCACGGCCGGGACGAAACGGTCGGTTAGAGATAGGTTAGGGAGTAATGCTGATAGCTCTGTGTCGAATGGAAGTGTAGGCAACAGCAACAAACG CCAGCGAGGACATAGTG ATCCATGCATTGGTAAAGACGACCTCCGGTTTAAACTCATGCAAAAAAATGCATGTAGACGGGCTcagagtgatgatgatgatcagaGGCATGGAGATCTTCGTGAGAAGCTGTCAAAGGCAGTTCAGCGTCCTGTTCCTAGCGTTGAATCACGGTCACGGCAGCACCTGCCTGAACCACAAGAGAGTGGTTTTTTCGGTCGAGTTCCTTCTACGAGAAGTGCAGATGTTTTGCCTCGAGGTCCTGCTACAAGAAGTGCAGATGATTTGCCTCATATGGACTCGTTGAGAAATTCTTATTCTCCTTGGACACTGGACCATTTACGACGAAGATCCCCAGAAAGAGTTCAAGTCACTTATAGGGGTCTCTCCCCTCAGAGGAACGTAGAAGACTTGCAGAGAAGGCCATTAAACAGGACATATGATGATGGCAGATCTGTTCCATACATGAACAAAGATGTTCTAGACGCTACAAGGCCTGCGAGTAATGCACCTTTCATGTCTAATACTGCACTGCCTCCTGGACCTGCAAAGCATATGGCAGCCGCCCCGCCCCATATGAACCAAGTTCCTCCACTGAGTAGCACTGTACAGAAACCTCCATATGTG GCTGATGAACAACAGACAGTAGATGGCTTGCTGCAACACCTCGGATTGGGAAAATATGCCATTATATTCAAGGCTGAGGAA ATTGATATGACTGCATTGAAGCAGATGGGAGAAAATGACCTCAAAGAGCTGGGAATACCTATG GGACCTAGGAAAAAGCTTCTGCTTGCTCTCTTGCCTCGTTCCAAGCGGCCACTGCCCACAAATATACGTTAG
- the LOC112199867 gene encoding uncharacterized protein LOC112199867 isoform X1 has product MSGSSRGQVTITLGRGQVVKRAVSGSGAESLPTAGTKRSVRDRLGSNADSSVSNGSVGNSNKRQRGHSGMSSLNSNGCDDPCIGKDDLRFKLMQKNACRRAQSDDDDQRHGDLREKLSKAVQRPVPSVESRSRQHLPEPQESGFFGRVPSTRSADVLPRGPATRSADDLPHMDSLRNSYSPWTLDHLRRRSPERVQVTYRGLSPQRNVEDLQRRPLNRTYDDGRSVPYMNKDVLDATRPASNAPFMSNTALPPGPAKHMAAAPPHMNQVPPLSSTVQKPPYVADEQQTVDGLLQHLGLGKYAIIFKAEEIDMTALKQMGENDLKELGIPMGPRKKLLLALLPRSKRPLPTNIR; this is encoded by the exons ATGTCAGGGTCTTCCAGGGGCCAAGTCACCATTACGCTTGGGCGTGGCCAG GTAGTAAAGAGGGCTGTTTCGGGTTCGGGTGCTGAGTCTCTACCCACGGCCGGGACGAAACGGTCGGTTAGAGATAGGTTAGGGAGTAATGCTGATAGCTCTGTGTCGAATGGAAGTGTAGGCAACAGCAACAAACG CCAGCGAGGACATAGTGGTATGTCAAGTTTGAACTCCAATGGTTGTGATG ATCCATGCATTGGTAAAGACGACCTCCGGTTTAAACTCATGCAAAAAAATGCATGTAGACGGGCTcagagtgatgatgatgatcagaGGCATGGAGATCTTCGTGAGAAGCTGTCAAAGGCAGTTCAGCGTCCTGTTCCTAGCGTTGAATCACGGTCACGGCAGCACCTGCCTGAACCACAAGAGAGTGGTTTTTTCGGTCGAGTTCCTTCTACGAGAAGTGCAGATGTTTTGCCTCGAGGTCCTGCTACAAGAAGTGCAGATGATTTGCCTCATATGGACTCGTTGAGAAATTCTTATTCTCCTTGGACACTGGACCATTTACGACGAAGATCCCCAGAAAGAGTTCAAGTCACTTATAGGGGTCTCTCCCCTCAGAGGAACGTAGAAGACTTGCAGAGAAGGCCATTAAACAGGACATATGATGATGGCAGATCTGTTCCATACATGAACAAAGATGTTCTAGACGCTACAAGGCCTGCGAGTAATGCACCTTTCATGTCTAATACTGCACTGCCTCCTGGACCTGCAAAGCATATGGCAGCCGCCCCGCCCCATATGAACCAAGTTCCTCCACTGAGTAGCACTGTACAGAAACCTCCATATGTG GCTGATGAACAACAGACAGTAGATGGCTTGCTGCAACACCTCGGATTGGGAAAATATGCCATTATATTCAAGGCTGAGGAA ATTGATATGACTGCATTGAAGCAGATGGGAGAAAATGACCTCAAAGAGCTGGGAATACCTATG GGACCTAGGAAAAAGCTTCTGCTTGCTCTCTTGCCTCGTTCCAAGCGGCCACTGCCCACAAATATACGTTAG
- the LOC112201055 gene encoding protein JINGUBANG, which produces MGLVPCPLPCRTYSTESESNSSYHLHSDPSTSSISSQPSLPSVPSLSRQVLQQTQTTQLNCIATRKSGSACVCSLVLAGKFLYTGLSDGEIRSWSCRDISSNTSKPLATTNSTVKSLVIVGDKIFSAHQDHKIRVWQVNTTNEQKFKCKCIATLPTLKDRFPRLFFPNSYVQVRRHKKLTWVHHADAISALAVSKDESLLYSASWDRTFKIWRTSDFKCLESVSNAHEDAINAIVVSNDGFVYTGSADKKIKVWKKLIGEKHHTLVESLEKHKSAVNALAFSSDGSVLYSGACDRSILVWERDNGGGGGMVVVGALRGHTKAILCLAVAGNLVCSGSADCSVRIWRRGVGDDRSYSCLGVLEGHRRPVKCLTVAVDFDGDDRSDYVNSFVVYSGSLDCNIKVWQIQVPLVNSI; this is translated from the coding sequence ATGGGACTTGTTCCATGTCCTTTGCCCTGCCGCACATACAGTACAGAATCCGAGTCCAACTCCAGTTACCACCTTCACTCTGATCCTTCAACCTCCTCAATATCTTCCCAACCAAGTCTTCCTTCTGTTCCTTCGCTATCACGGCAAGTACTACAGCAAACCCAAACCACCCAACTTAACTGCATAGCTACCCGAAAATCCGGCTCCGCCTGTGTCTGTTCCCTAGTCCTCGCCGGAAAGTTCCTATACACCGGCTTATCCGACGGCGAGATTCGATCATGGAGCTGCAGAGACATCTCCTCGAACACTTCCAAGCCACTAGCCACCACCAACTCCACGGTCAAGTCTCTAGTGATTGTGGGCGACAAAATCTTCAGCGCTCACCAAGACCACAAAATCCGTGTTTGGCAAGTCAACACTACCAATGAACAAAAGTTCAAATGCAAATGCATAGCAACGCTGCCGACACTGAAAGATCGTTTCCCTAGGCTCTTCTTCCCCAACAGTTACGTCCAAGTCCGGCGGCACAAGAAATTAACGTGGGTGCATCATGCGGACGCAATATCAGCTCTGGCGGTATCAAAGGACGAGTCTCTTTTATACTCGGCTTCATGGGACCGCACGTTCAAAATCTGGCGGACCTCCGACTTCAAGTGCTTGGAGTCGGTGAGCAACGCCCACGAGGATGCCATAAACGCAATAGTGGTGAGCAATGACGGGTTTGTTTACACTGGCTCGGCGGATAAGAAGATAAAGGTGTGGAAGAAACTCATTGGGGAAAAGCATCACACTCTTGTTGAGTCACTAGAGAAGCACAAGTCGGCGGTGAACGCCTTGGCTTTTAGCTCCGACGGGTCTGTGTTGTACTCCGGCGCGTGTGATCGGTCGATTCTGGTTTGGGAAAGAGATAATGGTGGCGGTGGTGGGATGGTTGTGGTGGGGGCGCTTAGAGGTCACACCAAGGCTATATTGTGTTTGGCGGTGGCGGGGAATTTAGTGTGTAGTGGTTCGGCGGATTGTAGTGTTAGGATTTGGAGGAGAGGGGTTGGTGATGATCGGAGTTACTCGTGTTTGGGTGTGTTGGAAGGTCATAGGCGGCCGGTGAAGTGTTTGACGGTGGCCGTGGATTTTGACGGTGACGATAGAAGTGATTATGttaattcttttgttgtttATAGTGGTAGTTTGGATTGTAACATTAAGGTGTGGCAAATACAGGTCCCTTTGGTTAATTCGATTTAA